A segment of the Lolium perenne isolate Kyuss_39 chromosome 3, Kyuss_2.0, whole genome shotgun sequence genome:
CTGTTGGTCCACCTCCATAATCCGCACAgggtataccaataatgggtacccgaagtgtaatgcccacatcagcaccaccatcaccacctcaaacaacagcagcaccaccaccacctccaacaCAACCTCCACCAAAACGCCACCAAAACTAACCCATCCATAGATCAGGTGATTCTACAACATTTGGTGAAGAAATAACAGGAAAACACTGGACAAATCATTGTTAAATGATAGAAAATAGAGGTGGAGCTAAGAGAAAAAAGGAGAGAGCTGGGATGAGCAGAGCTGAGAGAAAGCGAGGAGGACGAAGAGAGGAGGCGAGGGCGCGTCGGCAACCAACGGGGCCGAACCTTTTGTATCCGGCCCGCACTACTCGGGGTCGAGAACCCCGACACACGCGCCTCGTGATTCCTCACACGGACACGCCTGGCGCCAAGCAGACATGCCACTTGGATTCGCTGTCCCTAACTTGTCCCACTCGGGAAACACGACGCCGACATCGTGCAGCAGACCGGGGCCATGCTAGATTCCCACGAATCTCGGGTTCCTCCACCCCGATATTTAAGTTTCGGGGTTATCGACCCCAACAGTGTATTATTCCTGGAATATCCCTAAACCGAGTATTATTTCTGGaaaaaaagcaaaaaacaaaattattttaaataaaatCTTAGTCGATGCCCTCAACTTCAAAACCATGTTTCGCACTTTCACGTGCTTGAAATTACTTCATCACGCATTTAGGATTACTTCTAGATAAACAATGATATTACTCAAGATATTTGTCTTCCCTTAATAAAAAATCTGAATCATCTGAACATAATGCCAAGTATTGACGAAATTTTCTCTCTGGAAAGGCGCACATATCTGAAAGCAAAATTTCCCCAGCTTGTCCGTGCAAATCCATCGAGTACAATGACTGGTCTTCTCGCTCAGAATTTGCCTGGCTGTGCACGAGACGTGTGGTCTCACCGTTCGATATTTTCCAGCTCTACTACTACTTACGCACGTCCAGTTTCATCACGTGATTCGAAACAAAGTTGGAGGCGGCCGGCGCAGCGTCCGTGCAGCTCCAGTTCGTCCACACACGCGGCTCAGGAAGAAGCCAGCGACTGAGTTGAGCCAGCCCTACCTAGCTCGCCGACGCTGCCAAACCTTATTAGCTTTTCCGATACGTGATCCCACCGCCCTTGTGACTGAACGATGAGGACCAGCTGCCGACATTGGTACATGCCATGCTGAATTGCTCACTCAAGTTTGACTCAGAGATTATACATCTCTCGTGTAAGTTGAGCTGCCATGTGCTACTAGCTAGCTAGTAGACAGCAGAGTAAGCATTCCATACCACTGCTAAGAGATATTTTTAGCTAAACGATGGTTACCGTGTTAATCTCTGCTTATCATGGAAAATAGGAAATGGAAAAGGAATTGTCAGTACTACCAGAGAATGGGATAAAGGAGCAACACAGTGGCAGAATTAATTGGGGATTGGCATTCGGCACACCATTAATCAAAAGTGGGTGTGCCATTCACATGATCCAACCAGCTCCATTGATTGGGCAATGTACCTTTTCCTCCAGATCCCCCTGCCCAGCTGCTTACTCAGCGAGACACCTGTGCTCCTTCCACTGTGCTCACATAGTCACATGAGTACAATCGACAACAAGTTCACCACATCTTCATCTCTCCCACTCGCCGGTTCAAAAACATATTTAGCATTCCTCCCCTGTTGCTCCCTGAATCGAGAAATCGTCTTGCGGTTGCATATTGCCTTCAGCTGTTCTGTTGCCTTCTTCTGGGTAAGATGGGGATTCCTCttttcttccgggtgattctgacCTGATGCTCAACCGGTGATCTTGATGGATAATTCTGTTTCTTGTTCAGGATTGATTTGAAGATGCATAATAGCATGATTGCGCTCTACATTACTCTTTGCTCTGTCCTGTTCATCATATCCAAGATGCTCATCTCCTTCCTGTGCTACAAGAAGTGGGCTCGCAAGAAGAGGATCATCGAGACCAGCCTCACAGGTAACTAGTCGTAGAGATCTCAGGCATGGAATTTTCCTGCAACGAGTTCATTCATCTCTTATCTGATTACGGACCGTCGGTGTATGCAGGTGGGAAGCTGGTGATCTTCCGGTCGGCGGCGATGCAGTCGCTGAGCCCGAAGTCGTTCATGCGGATGATCATGGGGCTGTCAAGCAAGGACGTGATCGGGTCCGGCGGGTACGGGACAGTCTACCTGCTCCGGCTGGACGAGAAGTCGGCGTTCGCGATCAAGAAGCTGAGCCGGGGCAGCGCGGAGATGGACCGCGGCTTCGAGCGGGAGCtggacaccatgggcgacatcaagcaCCGAAACATCGTCCCGCTCTGCGGCTACTACGCGGCGCCGCACTTCAACCTGCTCATCTACGAGCTCATGCCCAACGGCAGCCTCGACGGCATCCTCCACGGCAAGAAGGAGGAGAAGCAGGCGGCGCTCCTGGACTGGCCGGCGAGGTACAAGATCGCGCTGGGCGTGGCGAGGGGCCTGGCGTACCTGCACCACGACTGCATCCCGCACGTCATCCACCGCGACATCAAGTCTAGCAACATCCTCCTCGACCACAACATGGAGGCCAGGGTGTCTGACTTCGGCCTCGCCACCCTCATGAAGCCCAACGAGAGCCACGTCACCACCGTCGTCGCCGGCACCTTCGGCTACCTCGCGCCAGGTCCACATCGCGGCGACGCCCTCTCTTGTCCTGTGTCAAGTCTGATTTCGTCGTGTGTTCTGCTGATGCCCTGATTTGTGTTGTGTGGTGCAGAGTACTTTGAGACCGGGAGGGCGACAACCAAGGGCGACGTCTACAGCTACGGCGTCGTCTTGCTTGAGCTTCTCACCGGGAAAAGGCCGACGGACGAATCCTTCATAGAGAACGGCACACGgctggtcacctgggtaagcatcCAACTTCTCATGGCTCCTGATTTTGGAATGACCACTATCTGTTGCTCACTCTCTATCTGCTCTCGTTTACCTTACAAACCACTATCTGCTGCTGACGATACAGCAAACTCAATCAAAACCCAAATAAGACTGATTGGTTATGCATGATAAGATGCCCTGAAAGTAAACTTTGCGTCCTAAATCAATCGAATCGAAGCAGTGACCATTAATAAATGTTGCTGGAATAACTAAGCAACCTAGCTATCAATTAATCTAGTTAGCACTGTGTAGCTGTGCCCATCAGAAAACCGATGGGCTGTGTCCATCACCACGAGGTCCCCCAAGGTACTAACTAGCATGTCAAGATCGACGAGTACACTAGTGCAGTGCTACCTAACAGTACCATGTGCTAAATGCTAGTTATAGCAGTGAAACAAGGACGTAGGATGGATTAATTAGACACGCAGGGTTCATGTTTTCAGGTCAAGGAGACGatggaggagaagagggaggaGCACGCCGTCGACAGCGCGTTGCCTTCTTTCCCGGCGGAGGAGGTCAAGTTCGTGTTCGCCGTGGCGGAGAAGTGCCTGGAGTCCGATCCCCGCGATAGGCCGACCATGGCGCAGGTGGCCAAGATGCTTGAGCAGGCCAAGCTTGCGTAGTATACAGTATGCTGATTGATTGACGCGCAGTATATAGCTTGGTTCTTAGTTTGTCTGCCGAATTTTTCCGACTCTAGCTAGGTGCTGATTTCCGAAATTCGGAATGGATTCTGCCGAAAATTTTCAAAATATTTTTGTTGGCAAGCTGCAAGTTGGTGTTGTATAAGGAGCTAATTTACTGTTTTGGACTTGGAAAAGATCTGTACAGCGATGCTTATGATCCAATACCGCCCGATCTATGGCATCTAACAGATTGTTAAGCCATTGTTTTATGAACTCGAACTTTTTCAACGGTGAAAAGCTATGATCTTCGATCGGATGACAATAATGTTTGCATATTGTTTTTTTTATGTAAGCCCTGTTTTTGGAGAATTTGTTTTGTTGTTCGAATGTTATCTTTGCTAGTGGTTAGAGTGTTGTTGTTGCGAGTGTTTGATCACTGCGCAAATTTTTTctcctcttttattttatttttaattgTGTGCATCCTTAATGTCTTGGAACATCGTTGCAAAATTAACATAATTTTTTTATTATAAAAATTCTAATAGACCGCTGCTTCTCCATGTTCTTGCATGTATTATAACCGAAACGCAATCAAAGCGTGCGCTCCTGTTCAACACATTTAGCGTGATAGAACGGACTTACTCATAAAGAAAAAGTAGTGTACTTCTTCCAACCAATTCTACATTCCTTTACAAATCCACGTGGCTGTCACTTGTATCAATGAAGATTCTAAGGTTGAATTGCCGGGGTTGTGGCAAGTCAGGGGCGATTCCAGAGCTCCGCAGTCTGATGGAGTACCACCGTCCAGACCTTGTTTGCCTGATGGAGACGAAATTGAGCAAGGCAAAATGTGAGCGTATGCaatgtgttagatgtatatatctattgtagtttccccatatgttagggggctttctgcatatgtgcacatgtacatgtactatatattgtggcctttggcccctggtaatacaacaagcatattccctaacatggtatcagagccgaaaTTGGTTCTCTAAATTTTCCCGACGTTGCTTGTCCGTCGCATTTCGTCTCTCCGCTGCTTTCCTGTGCCGGCCTGCGCCGGATCTCCTGCTCTTGGCCCGACGCCTGCTCACCCTTGCTCGCCCCCGCTCGGAAGATCTTGGCCCGACGCTATCTTGGCCCGACGCCTCCTGCTCGCCCCCGCTCGGAAGATCTTGGCTCCGCTCGATCCGATCCAGGCCCCGGCCCCGGCCGCCCTGCTCGATCGATCGCTCCGACGCCCTGCATCGACCGCCCGCGTGCGCTGCCGAGCCCGCCGTCCCTGCTTCGATTTCACCCACGTGCGCTGCCGAGCCCGCCGTCCCTGCTCCGATTTCCCTGCTCTCGAGCTGCCGCCCGATTTCCCTTCTCCCTGGCTGCCGCGTCAGTCCTTGCTCCGATTTCCCTCTCTCGAGCTGTCGCCCGATTTCCCTTCTCCCTGGCTGCCGCATCCTCCTGCTCTCCGATCGACCCGAGATCGATCTCCTTGCGTGGCCGTGCAGTTGAATTCCGGCTGaggtaaaaaaaaatcaaaaaaaaaatcagaaaaaaaaatcaaaaaaaaagtcaaaaaaaaagcaaaaaaaaaagaactATGTCTTCCTCGGGCTATGTTGCGATCCCTGGCTGCTCGGTGATTTTCGATGGCGTGAATtaccctgatttcgctgcctttatgcgcgtccacatgcgcggtcttcgtctttggggtgtgctttctggcgaggtctcctgtccgTCGCGCCCTGTTGCTCCTGCGGTGCCTGTTGCACCGCCACCtgttgcccttgcccctgatgctactcaggcggataaggatgcagccaagagtgctgatgacactgctctggctgattatgaccggaaggtccaggaccactctactgcCGTTGCGACTTACCGGCTGGATCTGACTGAGTACACTTAGTGGATtgatgaggatgctcgtgctgctactgttctcacctccagtgttttgcctcagtatgctgctgagtttatgggtcttcccaccgctgctgctcagtgggcttttcttcgtcagcgctatcagccgtctggggatgctctttacctgtctgtggtccgccaggagcatgcccttcagcagggtgattctactattgatgagttctatacgcagagtgctgctatttggcgccagcttgattctctccgtacagctgtgtgtgccacatgtccctgctgtctgactgtgcgcgcggatctggagtttcagcgcgtttttgagttcttgtcgcggctccgtaaggagtttgagccgcgccgggtccagctgcttgcccgtggtcgtgttccgctctctgaggtccttactgagcttcgtgctgaggagaatcgtcttcgtggtgctggtcttcttgaggttccctctgttcttGCTTCTCGTGGTCCTCCTGTGCCGTCTGCTCGTGGACCTCCTATGCCGCCGGCTTCGTTGCGGCCTCCGGCACAGCCGATACTCCCTACTCCTCCGTTCCAGGGTCAGCGTCAGCCCCAGCAGCCTCGTGGCTCGACATCACCtccttgcacctactgtggcaggcctggccacactatctctacttgctggcagagggatcccagcttacgcccgccgcatcttactcgtcgtcaggcttgttcttcaggatcttctgctattgcgctatctgatcaggacattatccgtggtcttcgtggtctgctcgttGGTACAGGCTCTTCCTCGATGGGTACTGCTAGTTCTGtgcctggctcttctggcaccgcgcgaccaccaccttccacacagtcaggtacgtcatccccgtggtatctggattctggagcttcttttcatatgacctctgcgtcttctattctttctgctcttcgctctcttgtttcGCATGTTCGggttatcacggctgatggtacatCTCTCCCTttttccagtcgaggcaccctttctactacctctttctctgttcctgatgtttctcatgttcctagtcttaagatgaacctgttttccgctagtcagcttactgattctggttgtcgcgtcattcttgacgctgattcttgtactgttcaggaccgccgtacacaggccctggttggagctggccctcgcagccttgagtccccggggctctgggagttagactggcttcgcgttccttctgctgccacttcatctgccagttctcctgcggttgctgcttgtgtcactggatcttttcagcagtggcatcatcggctgggtcacctctgaggctcccgtttatcgtcattagttcgtcgtggtcttctggggtctgtctcaggagacgtgtctttgcattcgtgtcagggttgtaggctaggcaaacagattcagcttccctatcctactagtgcgtctgtatctcagcgaccttttgatttagttcattcggatatttggggtccggctccctttccttcgaaagggggtcgtcgatactatattttgtttattgatgatttttcgcgatacacctggttgtttcttatgcactctcgcagtgaggtgctttctatttatcagcgttttgcagccatggttcgtactcaaTATTCCACacctattcgtgtgtttcgtgctgactctgcaggagagtatatctcccagcacctgcgtgCTGATCTTGCTGAGCAGGGTACCCTTGCCCAGTTTTCAtgtcccggcgcccatgctcaaaatggtgtcaccgagcgtaagcatcgtcatattcttgagactacccgtgctatgatgattgcttcctctcttccgccgcatttctgggctgaggctgtcgctacggtgacttacctcattaacattcagccttctgctgcccttcaaggtggcattcctctcgagcgtctttctggttgctctccagattatttggttgcgtttgctatgttcttctcccttatcgcgatcgcaccaagctgaccgctcagtctgttgagtgtgtttttctcggatacagtgatgagcataagggctatcgctgttgggaccccgttggtcgtcggatgcgcatctctcgtgatgtcacgtttgatgagacgcgtcccttctatcctcgtcccacctcgggtacttatccggtggatgatatctctttttttttccggatgcaccccctgctatcccgtctcctccccctcctagtcctgatgcgcccccttcggcaccatcctctcctccgtctagtccacctagtactcctcgttctccggcttcggatccTTCTGATGCTGTTCCTTCTTCCGCTTCTTCTGATGAGTTTTCCTCTGCTGATGACCTTCTCCCTTCACGGCCTGTCCGTCAGCATCGTGCTCcagctcgttactctcctagtcagtatggtctctctgtcgtttccgagccgacttcttatcgggatgccgagcatcatcctgaatggcagcttgccatggttgaggagatcgctgcgcttgagcgcactggcacttgggatcttgtttctccaccttctggtgttcgtcctatcacgtgtaagtgggtctataaaattaagactcgct
Coding sequences within it:
- the LOC127342207 gene encoding receptor-like serine/threonine-protein kinase At1g78530 gives rise to the protein MHNSMIALYITLCSVLFIISKMLISFLCYKKWARKKRIIETSLTGGKLVIFRSAAMQSLSPKSFMRMIMGLSSKDVIGSGGYGTVYLLRLDEKSAFAIKKLSRGSAEMDRGFERELDTMGDIKHRNIVPLCGYYAAPHFNLLIYELMPNGSLDGILHGKKEEKQAALLDWPARYKIALGVARGLAYLHHDCIPHVIHRDIKSSNILLDHNMEARVSDFGLATLMKPNESHVTTVVAGTFGYLAPEYFETGRATTKGDVYSYGVVLLELLTGKRPTDESFIENGTRLVTWVKETMEEKREEHAVDSALPSFPAEEVKFVFAVAEKCLESDPRDRPTMAQVAKMLEQAKLA